A stretch of Vibrio aphrogenes DNA encodes these proteins:
- a CDS encoding sensor domain-containing diguanylate cyclase produces MRYRSPLSFKTIFVTPFFFIFIIFILIVIEYVKNFNDALEAEYTNITHNLSHSVKLLSSLDYNFSVYFNDDNNTQQQKPSIQHTSTLSQDGLCIWKPQPYKIQSVYHTDARKVLQLDYAVKGTAEACNPHSPIFQEISRRIDLAPTFSFLNGITDYILGLYYLSPESYLIGSPSYLVEKVSAQVPVIMKQRTYWKEAKRGISAIRLNGPFYDLITGNRTLTITAGLFHDHEFKGIVAIDIITSKLYSMDPSIGEKIKFINLSTDIFPSNGWKPQVLLLKGVKTNQLMYFDLNWLHEMKSFMYKRAASLYMLLVLYVISVIALIYVKTSKEKRHFEDLSQRDPLTSLLNRRGFEKAYHMVKPLNYEGFAIFDIDDFKLVNDHYGHDVGDTVICSVANTLSRNTRASDIVARFGGEEFVIYMQGNNADKMLEALNRVQKEVGLNSTQVLETGFTVSAGVSIQPRKDKNSLEALIKDADIKLYTAKRTGKNKVVVS; encoded by the coding sequence ATGAGATATCGTTCCCCTTTGAGTTTTAAAACGATATTTGTAACTCCCTTTTTTTTCATATTCATTATTTTTATTTTGATTGTTATTGAATATGTGAAAAATTTTAATGACGCTTTAGAAGCAGAATATACCAATATTACACATAATTTATCCCATTCGGTTAAATTGTTAAGTAGTTTAGACTATAATTTTTCAGTGTATTTTAATGATGATAATAATACACAGCAGCAAAAGCCTTCTATTCAACATACATCGACTTTAAGCCAAGATGGTTTATGTATCTGGAAACCCCAACCTTATAAAATACAATCTGTTTATCATACCGATGCAAGAAAAGTATTGCAGCTTGATTATGCAGTAAAAGGTACAGCTGAAGCTTGTAATCCTCACAGTCCTATATTTCAAGAAATTAGCCGTCGAATCGATTTGGCTCCGACTTTTTCATTTTTAAATGGTATTACTGATTATATTTTAGGTTTATATTATTTATCGCCTGAGAGTTATTTAATTGGCTCACCAAGTTATTTGGTTGAAAAAGTCAGTGCCCAGGTACCGGTTATTATGAAACAAAGAACTTACTGGAAAGAGGCCAAACGTGGTATTAGTGCCATTCGACTTAATGGGCCTTTCTATGATTTGATTACCGGGAATCGGACATTAACTATTACGGCGGGGTTATTTCATGATCATGAATTTAAAGGTATTGTGGCAATTGATATCATCACCTCAAAACTGTATTCGATGGATCCAAGTATTGGTGAGAAAATAAAGTTTATTAATCTTTCTACGGATATATTTCCGTCTAATGGCTGGAAACCCCAAGTTTTATTATTAAAAGGGGTGAAAACGAATCAATTAATGTATTTTGATTTGAATTGGCTGCACGAGATGAAGTCTTTTATGTATAAAAGAGCCGCATCTCTATATATGTTATTGGTTTTATATGTCATATCAGTAATTGCATTGATCTATGTGAAAACCAGTAAAGAGAAGCGTCATTTTGAAGACCTTTCACAAAGAGATCCGCTCACTTCATTATTAAATCGTCGCGGTTTTGAAAAGGCTTATCATATGGTGAAACCACTTAACTATGAAGGGTTTGCTATATTCGATATCGATGACTTTAAGTTGGTGAATGATCATTATGGTCATGATGTGGGGGATACGGTGATCTGCTCTGTTGCTAATACGCTCTCTCGGAATACTCGTGCATCAGATATTGTTGCGCGTTTTGGTGGTGAAGAATTTGTTATCTATATGCAAGGTAACAATGCCGATAAAATGTTAGAAGCGCTCAACCGTGTGCAAAAAGAAGTTGGTTTGAACTCAACCCAGGTTCTAGAGACAGGTTTCACCGTTTCGGCTGGCGTGTCTATCCAACCGAGAAAGGATAAAAATAGTTTAGAAGCCTTAATAAAAGACGCTGATATTAAGTTGTATACCGCCAAACGGACAGGTAAAAATAAAGTGGTGGTGAGCTAA